Below is a genomic region from Fervidobacterium sp..
TGAAATTAGAAATAAGACTGTTCGGTAGTGGCTGTTGTCTAAATTACGCAAATCCTGAGAGGATGAAATTGATTTCCAAATCCAGTGGGAAAAAGTGATAAATTAGTGTTTTCGAAAGGGGTTCAAATATGTACAGCACTCAGCAGTTAAAATCAATTATTTTGAAGAGAAATGCCCTTATATCAATTATTGTAACTGGATTATTCGTATTGTTTTTTTTCATATGGATCTACTGGTTTGTGAAACAAGATTCTCTGAAGAGTTTTGAAAATATCGATAACTCTTTCCAAAAGCTTATTTCCTCAGTATCTGAGAATTTATTTTTGACTGAAAAAGCAATAGAAGACCATATAAATGCCAATCTATCCTTGGCAATGCAGATCTTAAGTTCGAACAATTATAAAGAATCACTTGATCAGATAAAGAAAATATACGAAGTAAACTTGCCTGTAAGATATGTGGATATCGACATAATTTTGAGCAACAAGGATGGAAATGTAATTTCAAGCACAGGTTTTTATGCAAACTACGAAAAATTGCACTTTAAACCTACTCAAAATGGTAACAATAGCTTTCCTAAGTTCCTTTCTTTTCTACCTGGTACACGAAGATTAATCATGTACACCTGGTTCCCATTTAAAAGCGACTATATCGTTTTTGCATTTTACGTTGATCCAAAAATATACGCAAACATAGTAGAGGCATTTGTCAATGCGAAGATCGGGAACGTAAGAGAAATAGCAATCTATATTAACGAACAAGATCGGTGGGATAGTAGTGTAAAGAGTTTAGATAAATTCATAGCTTCTGGTATACAGAATGAAAAGGTTGTAAGCACTTTTTTAAATGTTCTATTTTACAAAAAATACACTCTTCATAAATACCAATCTGCAATTACACCGTTGTATCTAAGGGTTTCAATGAGCTATGTTGGTTACCTTTACATAAGTTTGTTGGTGGTTTTTACATTCATCTTAACAGTGTATATATTCACATATCTTTCCTCGAAATCGTCGATAGAACCATTCGCAACAGATTTAATTATGTTAAACACAGCTGTTAGTGAGATAGGAAACAGAGGTATACTACCACCCGCGGGTGATTTTAAGCTCTCAGAGTCTCAGCAATTTTATGAGACTCTATCCGCAATGCTTCAAGAACTCAGTGCAACGATGGAAGAACTTGAGGCAACAAACGAGGAGCTTGAAAAGGCTTACAATGATATTGCCAAAAAAAGTGAGGAGTTTAAGAGTTTGCTTCTGAACATATCCGAGCGACTTGCAATAATAGCGGAAGGATATGATGAAGACACAGGACAACATATTTACAGAGTCAAGTTGCTAAGTGGTTTTATCGCGGAAAAGTTGGGACTTGACGAAGAGCAAGTTCAACAGATTAAAATGTTTTCAAGTTTGCATGACATAGGTAAGATCTTTGTTCCGAAAGAAATTCTTCAAAAGCCAGGAAAGCTTACATCAGAAGAGTGGGACATTATGAGGCAACACACAATATTTGCAAAGAGGATACTCGACGTACCAGGTTTTGAAAGTGCGCTCAGTATCGCATTGTACCACCATGAAAACTACGATGGAACTGGATATCCTTTCGGTCTAAAAGAAAAAGAAATACCTATAGATGCTCATATAGTCAAACTTGTTGATGTTTACGATGCTCTTAGATCATCCAGGCCCTATAAAAAAGGATTTACACACGAAGAAACTCTCAAAATAATCCTCGAAGGTGATGGAAGAACTTCACCGGAACACTTTGCACCAGAGTTGCTTGAGGTACTCAAAACATATTCAGAAGATATCAGAATGCTTTGGGAAAGTATAAAGTAGATCATTAAAGTAGCTATGAAACTATGTTAGTTTAGTCGATATTGGCTCATATTGTTACGAACTGGTAATTTCAGAATGTCTTTTTTCGAAACTCTTTGTCTTTCTCTAACTCAGCAAATGCATCAAGTAGTGTTTTCTCGATCTTTTCATCTGTTTGCGGATTGAAAACTTTGAGTCCCAAAAACAATTTTGTTTCGATCCCAGACTTTGAAAGA
It encodes:
- a CDS encoding HD domain-containing protein; amino-acid sequence: MYSTQQLKSIILKRNALISIIVTGLFVLFFFIWIYWFVKQDSLKSFENIDNSFQKLISSVSENLFLTEKAIEDHINANLSLAMQILSSNNYKESLDQIKKIYEVNLPVRYVDIDIILSNKDGNVISSTGFYANYEKLHFKPTQNGNNSFPKFLSFLPGTRRLIMYTWFPFKSDYIVFAFYVDPKIYANIVEAFVNAKIGNVREIAIYINEQDRWDSSVKSLDKFIASGIQNEKVVSTFLNVLFYKKYTLHKYQSAITPLYLRVSMSYVGYLYISLLVVFTFILTVYIFTYLSSKSSIEPFATDLIMLNTAVSEIGNRGILPPAGDFKLSESQQFYETLSAMLQELSATMEELEATNEELEKAYNDIAKKSEEFKSLLLNISERLAIIAEGYDEDTGQHIYRVKLLSGFIAEKLGLDEEQVQQIKMFSSLHDIGKIFVPKEILQKPGKLTSEEWDIMRQHTIFAKRILDVPGFESALSIALYHHENYDGTGYPFGLKEKEIPIDAHIVKLVDVYDALRSSRPYKKGFTHEETLKIILEGDGRTSPEHFAPELLEVLKTYSEDIRMLWESIK